In the Gammaproteobacteria bacterium genome, one interval contains:
- a CDS encoding AbrB/MazE/SpoVT family DNA-binding domain-containing protein: MKVNLVPIGNSKGVRIPASIIKECGLGNQLEMRVENGVVVLAPARGVREGWDAAFEKMAAAGDDAPVIPDTVENDFDTEDWTW, from the coding sequence ATGAAGGTCAATCTGGTGCCCATCGGCAATTCGAAGGGGGTGCGCATCCCCGCTTCAATCATCAAGGAATGCGGTCTCGGCAACCAGCTTGAGATGCGGGTGGAGAACGGTGTCGTCGTGCTCGCGCCGGCGCGCGGCGTGCGCGAGGGCTGGGACGCGGCCTTCGAGAAGATGGCGGCCGCCGGCGACGATGCGCCGGTGATCCCTGATACGGTCGAAAACGATTTCGATACCGAGGACTGGACTTGGTGA
- a CDS encoding IS91 family transposase, with product MTPLRQQMIDAMRQRGFSVRTHQSYLAAVTALARYYGRSPSQLSVEELEAWFRYLAVERSLSGSTCRVHHGAVRFLYVQVLKWPSFDVSFVVPKRAQRIPELLNRDEVGRILNACTNPKHRMLLQTCYGCGLRVSEVVRVRVRDIDGERGLLRIEQGKGAKDRLVTLSPGLLHALRRYWAVYRPPTWLFPSGSDTTTPLSIASAQRVFRRAKNRARVEKIGGIHSLRHAYATHQLESGLPVHRLQRLLGHGNLQSTMRYVHWVPEQRGAAQGVSDLIAGLGWVMTEAATVQGILNRFLRADTLDYQRRKVCGHLQACRTEAMGGVRLRCGACGDEEVWYHGCRDRHCPQCQGRATRQWAARQQGHILPVTYYHLVFTLPHILNGWVALHPEVIYRLLFQAAWSTLKAFGQDPKRLGGEMGMSAVLHTWGQNLSRHVHLHCLVPGGALGGDGQWRAAKSTYLFPVKALSRHFRGRMVTRLRQAATQGDLHRVTRDGEVDAVLDALMAVDWVVYTKHCLDHTATVVDYLARYTHRIAITPARILAVDDERVTIRYKDYRDRDRHKTLSLEGEEFVRRFLMHVLPKGLMRIRHFGFLANRGRREKLARIREALAAPVPPETDDGTAHHDGVDYACPQCRTGRLHVIAQIAPGRSLWRPPDTQH from the coding sequence ATGACACCCTTGCGGCAGCAGATGATTGATGCCATGCGTCAGCGTGGCTTTTCAGTGCGTACCCATCAGAGTTACCTGGCAGCGGTTACCGCCCTGGCGCGGTACTACGGGCGTTCGCCGAGTCAGTTGAGCGTCGAAGAGCTGGAGGCCTGGTTCAGGTATCTGGCCGTCGAGCGTTCGCTATCCGGTTCGACCTGCCGGGTTCACCACGGTGCGGTGCGCTTCCTCTATGTGCAGGTGCTGAAGTGGCCGTCGTTCGATGTGTCCTTCGTGGTGCCGAAGCGGGCCCAACGGATCCCCGAGTTGCTGAACCGCGATGAGGTAGGGCGGATCCTGAACGCCTGTACCAACCCCAAGCACCGCATGCTGCTTCAGACCTGCTACGGCTGCGGCCTGCGGGTAAGCGAGGTGGTGCGAGTGCGGGTGCGTGATATCGATGGCGAACGCGGGCTGCTGCGCATCGAGCAGGGCAAAGGGGCGAAGGACCGGCTGGTCACTCTTTCGCCCGGCCTGCTTCACGCGCTGCGCCGTTACTGGGCGGTTTACCGCCCCCCCACGTGGCTCTTTCCCAGCGGAAGCGATACGACGACCCCTCTCAGTATCGCCAGCGCCCAGCGGGTGTTCCGTCGCGCCAAGAACCGGGCCAGAGTGGAGAAGATCGGCGGCATCCACAGCCTGCGTCACGCCTATGCGACCCATCAACTGGAGAGCGGCCTGCCGGTGCACCGGCTGCAACGCCTGCTCGGCCACGGCAACCTGCAATCGACGATGCGCTACGTGCATTGGGTACCCGAGCAGCGCGGCGCTGCGCAGGGGGTGTCCGATCTGATCGCGGGACTGGGGTGGGTCATGACTGAGGCGGCCACTGTGCAAGGGATTCTGAACCGCTTCCTGCGCGCTGACACGCTGGATTACCAGCGGCGCAAGGTCTGTGGCCATCTGCAGGCCTGCCGAACCGAGGCGATGGGCGGGGTGCGGCTGCGCTGCGGCGCGTGCGGTGACGAAGAGGTTTGGTATCACGGTTGCCGCGACCGGCACTGCCCGCAGTGCCAGGGACGGGCGACCCGCCAATGGGCCGCGCGTCAGCAGGGGCACATCCTGCCGGTGACCTATTACCATCTGGTCTTCACCCTGCCACATATCCTCAACGGCTGGGTGGCACTGCACCCGGAGGTGATCTACCGCCTGCTCTTTCAGGCGGCCTGGTCCACCCTCAAGGCGTTCGGCCAGGATCCCAAGCGTCTGGGCGGTGAGATGGGCATGAGCGCGGTGCTGCACACCTGGGGCCAGAACCTGAGCCGCCATGTGCACCTGCACTGCCTGGTACCGGGCGGGGCGCTGGGCGGTGACGGCCAGTGGCGGGCGGCGAAGAGCACCTACCTGTTTCCGGTCAAGGCGCTCTCGCGGCACTTCCGGGGGCGGATGGTGACCCGGCTGCGCCAGGCCGCGACCCAGGGCGACCTGCACCGTGTCACGCGCGACGGCGAGGTCGATGCCGTACTCGACGCCTTGATGGCCGTTGACTGGGTGGTCTACACCAAACACTGTCTCGACCATACCGCCACCGTCGTCGACTACCTGGCCCGTTACACCCACCGCATCGCGATCACCCCAGCGCGGATCCTCGCGGTCGACGACGAACGGGTGACCATCCGGTACAAGGACTACCGCGACCGTGACCGACATAAGACATTGTCCCTGGAGGGCGAAGAGTTCGTGCGCCGCTTCCTGATGCATGTCCTGCCGAAAGGGCTGATGCGCATTCGTCACTTCGGCTTCCTGGCCAACCGCGGCCGCCGGGAGAAGCTCGCCCGGATCCGTGAGGCCCTGGCCGCCCCCGTCCCGCCGGAGACCGACGACGGCACCGCACACCACGACGGTGTCGACTATGCCTGCCCGCAGTGCCGGACCGGGCGACTGCACGTGATCGCGCAGATTGCGCCCGGTCGGTCCCTCTGGAGACCGCCCGACACGCAACACTGA
- a CDS encoding IS110 family transposase — protein sequence MSEITTVGLDLAKNVFHVVYLDRHGREVSKKMLRRNQVLGWFANLPPCLVGMEACAGSHYWARELQALGHEVRLIPAQHVKAYVRGQKNDYNDARAIAEALGRPGMRFVPPKSQAQQDIQALHRLRSGVVDDRTALCNQLRGLLAEYGIVVPQGVGRLRRRIPELLEDGENGLNALFRQLLERGYQQLCELDGHIKYYSGLIKQGAREREAERRLCTIPGFGPVVAGAFYATVGDGRGYRRGRDVSAALGMVPRQHSSGGKAVLLGITKRGDRYLRSLLVHGARSVVRRAPGKEDRLSRWVQRLVAERGVNKATVALANKLARIGWAVLRHNTVYQPA from the coding sequence ATGTCTGAGATTACTACTGTGGGTCTGGATCTGGCAAAGAACGTGTTTCATGTCGTGTACCTGGATCGCCATGGGCGGGAGGTAAGCAAGAAAATGCTCCGCCGCAACCAAGTGCTTGGATGGTTTGCTAATCTGCCCCCCTGCCTGGTGGGTATGGAGGCTTGTGCCGGGTCCCACTACTGGGCCCGTGAGCTGCAGGCACTGGGGCACGAGGTGCGGCTGATCCCGGCCCAGCACGTCAAGGCCTATGTGCGGGGTCAGAAGAACGACTACAACGATGCCCGAGCGATTGCCGAAGCGCTCGGGCGCCCGGGGATGCGTTTTGTGCCGCCCAAGAGCCAGGCTCAGCAGGATATCCAGGCCCTGCACCGGCTGCGTTCAGGGGTGGTGGACGACCGTACGGCGTTGTGCAACCAGTTACGCGGGCTGCTGGCCGAGTACGGGATTGTGGTGCCCCAAGGCGTGGGGCGCCTGCGCCGTCGCATCCCGGAGTTGCTCGAGGATGGCGAGAATGGGCTCAACGCCCTGTTCCGGCAGCTGCTGGAGCGTGGCTATCAGCAGTTGTGTGAACTCGATGGGCATATCAAGTACTACAGTGGACTGATCAAGCAGGGTGCGCGCGAGCGTGAGGCCGAGCGGCGTCTGTGCACGATCCCGGGGTTTGGGCCGGTGGTGGCAGGTGCGTTTTATGCCACCGTGGGTGATGGTCGAGGCTATCGCCGGGGGCGCGATGTCTCGGCCGCGTTGGGGATGGTGCCACGCCAGCACTCCAGCGGTGGCAAGGCGGTGCTGCTGGGGATCACCAAGCGCGGCGACAGGTATCTGCGCAGCCTGCTGGTGCATGGGGCCCGCTCGGTGGTGCGCCGGGCCCCCGGCAAAGAGGACCGCCTGAGCCGCTGGGTGCAGCGCCTGGTGGCCGAGCGGGGCGTGAACAAAGCCACGGTGGCGCTGGCCAACAAGCTGGCGCGCATTGGTTGGGCGGTGTTGCGCCACAACACGGTCTATCAGCCCGCCTGA
- a CDS encoding DNA methylase, which translates to MGSYFGSKATSGLCQAIIALMPPHDTYIESHLGGGAIMQRKLPALVNIGIDRNRRALAKFECPYPVELVHGCAHRFLAEYAYRGRELIYSDPPYLQPTRRGERRYRFDYEEHDHVALLELLKRLPCHVILSGYPSALYDERLAGWRSLELQVMNQAGVVTEKLWFNFSVDRLHWARYAGKNFTDRQRIKRKAVSWARRYEAMPPAERLAVLAAVMAVEVQEPEPGMPSP; encoded by the coding sequence ATGGGTAGCTACTTCGGATCGAAGGCGACGTCGGGCTTGTGCCAGGCGATCATCGCCCTGATGCCGCCCCACGACACCTACATCGAGAGCCACCTCGGCGGCGGGGCGATCATGCAGCGCAAGCTGCCGGCGCTCGTCAACATCGGCATCGACCGCAATCGGCGAGCGCTCGCGAAGTTCGAGTGCCCCTATCCGGTCGAGCTGGTGCATGGCTGCGCGCACCGATTCCTGGCCGAGTATGCGTATCGGGGGCGAGAGCTCATCTACAGCGACCCGCCCTATCTGCAGCCGACCCGCCGCGGCGAGCGCCGATACCGTTTCGACTACGAAGAGCACGACCACGTGGCGTTGCTCGAGCTGCTCAAGCGCCTGCCCTGTCACGTGATCCTCTCCGGCTACCCCTCGGCGCTCTACGACGAGCGGCTGGCCGGGTGGCGCAGCCTCGAGCTTCAGGTGATGAACCAGGCGGGCGTCGTCACCGAGAAGCTGTGGTTCAACTTCAGCGTCGATCGCCTGCACTGGGCGCGCTATGCGGGCAAGAACTTCACGGACCGCCAACGCATCAAGCGTAAGGCGGTGAGCTGGGCCCGCCGCTACGAGGCCATGCCGCCCGCCGAGCGCCTGGCGGTGCTCGCGGCCGTGATGGCCGTGGAAGTCCAGGAGCCCGAGCCCGGCATGCCTTCTCCATAA